TTGGGATCATGTATCTGGCATTGAAGATTTTATCACTTTTAATACACCAGTATGGGTGCAGAAAAATGGACTTGAAACCGCAAAAAAACATGCACCACCAGCCTTTATTCAAAGCCAATTTGATGATCCCGCGATAAACTGGAATTTCATCTCATTAAATAAGAAAAATGTATTAGGTTTTTCAGCTAGTTTAGATATTTTTGATGATGGTTCTGTCATCTTGCTCGACCTGTCTGGTCACACCCATGGTCAGATAGGTGTACTGGTTAATAACGAATATCTGTTTATTGGCGATAGCACATGGTCAATTAAAGGCGTGAACAATAATGTAGGCCGCAGCGGATTAGTGAAATGGTTAGTGGATCTCAATTACGATCAACAGCAATCCGATAATATGGTTGAAAAATTGCATCAATTGACCATACAAAATAAAAAGTTAGTTATTGTTCCAGCTCATGATGAAATAGTCGCTGCAACGTTGCCGCGCTATCCTAAATTTTTAATGTGATCTTTTAAATTAGATTCACACGCCATAAAAAGAGGTACTCGGTGGATTTAAAATCGTTGAAATA
This Moritella sp. 5 DNA region includes the following protein-coding sequences:
- a CDS encoding MBL fold metallo-hydrolase, producing the protein MKNIAVIVIMASVFTFSLNAATKVNFSVINTGQSASSSEGLIVSGGDWFKKRQLEHNAVLIQHEQGDLLIDTGLGRDVDNQVTAMSWFDRQLFAYTKAVPVIDQLQNQDYDFKRLKAIIPTHLHWDHVSGIEDFITFNTPVWVQKNGLETAKKHAPPAFIQSQFDDPAINWNFISLNKKNVLGFSASLDIFDDGSVILLDLSGHTHGQIGVLVNNEYLFIGDSTWSIKGVNNNVGRSGLVKWLVDLNYDQQQSDNMVEKLHQLTIQNKKLVIVPAHDEIVAATLPRYPKFLM